Sequence from the Lepisosteus oculatus isolate fLepOcu1 chromosome 13, fLepOcu1.hap2, whole genome shotgun sequence genome:
AGACCTTAGAGGGACTTGGAAGGCATTTTTcccattaaatgtttctttgtatttttctcAGGTTGAAGTAATATAATATAACATTTtggaataaaaatgcaaaaaagtaaaCCAAAGCTTGAAGccaaaatagcaaatatttccACAGCTACTGTGAACTTCCCAGGGGAGCTGATATAAGCTGGGATAAAGGTGATCCAGACAGCACAGAATATGAGCATgctgaatgtaatgaatttggcttCATTGAAGTTATCAGGCAGCTTCCGAGCCAGGAAAGCGAGCACAAAGCACAAGGCAGAAAGAAATCCAATATAGCCTAGTGCAGCAGAAAATCCCACAGCTGATCCTAAATTGCActctaaaatgattttttctctATAGTAGCTCATGTTCTTGTTAGGAAAAGGAGGTGATTTTGCCAACCAAACAACACAAATGAAGATCTGTATGAGcgtgaaaaaaagaacacttaAGCGCTGCTGTTTGGGCCCAAACCATTTCATAATGTTACTGCCTGGCAGTGTAGCCCTAAAGGCCATTAACACCACTATTGTTTTCCCCAGAACACAAGAGATGCACAGGACAAATGTGATCCCAAATGCTGTGTGGCGCAACATACAGGACCAGTCAGAGGGCTGGCCGATGAAAGTAAGtgaacagaggaaacacagagtcaatgaaaagagcagaaggaaACTTAGTTCAGAGTTATTGGCTTTAACTATTGGAGTAAATCTGTATCGGAAAAAAAGAACACCTATCACTAGGGTTAGGGATGTTCCAAGCAAAGAAAATGTAACTAGAAGTTTTCCCATTAATTCTCCAAAGGACAAAAATTCAGTTGTTTTAGCAAGGCACTGATCTTGTTGTTCATTTGGCCTGTATTCCGAAGGACACAAGTCACAGCCAAGTGAGTctggaaagagaaagaaaaaccatattgtctttatactgtatttcttaaacTATAATTGTACATGTTTCAGACCTTTTGGAATCTCACATCATTTTACAAAGGTTGGAAATACAAAAAAGCAATTACTTTAAAGTCACTTCTGAGAACAATCTAAATCcagtttaaagaacaaaaaaagatcTCATTAGCAAGAATGTTGCATGTTTAAGCTTCTGTTAAGTGCAGGTACTGTACGATATGTATGGTTAATAgaaatattacataaatactatcAAGACAGAAATAAGGTCTTTAAAGACAGAGGGTCTACCTATTTTCAGCTGCTAAGCAAAAATCATGTTAATGGGTATTAAGAACTATATTTCACTATTTTTActttacctgtagtgttactgAACTCTCCCTCTGCACAGGGAATGCAGATGAAGCAGCAGACTGGCTTCCCTTTCTCAATGGCCTTACGAGTCCCTGGAAGGCAGCTCTCACTGCACACTGATCTTGGCACCTGTgacacagttacagtatattttgataGGATTGTAGCTAATtataatgtacttttgaaactgATATTCTAATTGATTATTTTGGAAGAGGTTGTTTTTAATACTGGTATGAATGTTCAGGTGAATACCTACCTTACTCTGATTACCTGCCCAGACAATATTAACATCTTTCAGTATGAACTGCTGTTCCTCTGGTAAAGAAGCATCATAAAGACCAATATTTTCAAAAGTTATGATTCCCTGCTTATTATTTTGCCAGTTTACTATTGTATATCGTGCTACTGGATCCCCATTTtcatcaaaaaatacattttctccaCTTCTGGTTGTGAAGTTAACACTTTTTAGGTAATGTAGAACCTGGAATAAAATAGTGTTAATTtccttacagtatgtatacttgCTTTCATCACACATTAACCCTTAGAAAAAGGGAATATGTAAGtctttctatatacagtactaagtaCAAAAAGGTATCCCCTGTAGTTCAGAAACATAggataaaaatgaaagtaaaaacataaaaacataacacTGCTGTATGAAGGCCTTAGAAACATTTAACATCATCCACATTGACAATATATTTAAGTCATGAACATAAATTTCCTCAAATCCCTCTCTAGTGTTTTTAACTATGTATCCTCTTtgactattattattaatatttgactattattagttttaattttacagtGAGAAGAAGTTATTGTTACTTGatcacagtttttaaaatcttgATCATAACACCTCATGGCAAAATATGCATTGGTAGGCAATATGAAGTGTTTAAGTACATAATCTATCACATCTATGGGTCAAATATCAATTTCACTTGTCATTACCATCATCTGTCCCTCATTacaaaatcacatactgtagctaaatgCCAAAATATAGACCTATGAGAAATGTTAGTTTATTACAACAAATTATAACACATTAAAATTGTGTATTCAAAATAGAGTAATAAGTTTTATAAAATTTGTAAATTTtccaattaaatatttacatagagcagaaaaaaaataatgtcctTACCTGCCAGCTTTCTATTCTGTGTTTGTTTGCACATGTTCTGTTGTCAAAAGGTCCTTGTCCATTTTGACATGTCATCAGATTGTGCAGTGCATGAGCGATAGCATACACTGCTTTATACACATTGTATGATATTCTTAGGTCTGACAAATCAGTGTATAGGTTATGTATTGTTTTCAAAGTCTCTGTTCCTGTGCATGGCTTAACATTGAAATTATTGTGAGAATTTAGGCTACAGTTGAAAATACTTTCCCAAAACTCATTTAAGCCAGTATTCCCAGGAGTGTTTGCTGGTCGACTATTTATAATAAATTCTTTAAGTCCTGGCATCTCTGCATTTGGAATTGCAAAGCCAATAGCCCCACCCAGGACTTTATAGCCTGTATCTGCAAGGTTCTTGTCTGTAATCCATGCCTCAGTACCAACCCACTGGAAACCTGTGGCATTCTGTATCAAAAGCTCTTTAACTAACAATTCCAAAATTATATAAGGTGTAAAAGCAACAATGACTTTTGAAGACGATTTCTTAACAATATCTGCAACTTTAAGGAATTTATCTCTAGGATCAGTTTGAAAAAGAGCCTCTGAATATTCTATACAGATCCCTTCTTGCTGAGCAGCTTGTATAAAGGTAGCCATCCCACTGTTGCCATAATCATTGTTACTTCTAATGGCCCCAACCCAGGTCCatccaaagtgcttcacaagCTTTGCCAGGGCTCTGCTTTGGTAATAATCACTGGGAATTGTCCTGAAGAATGTAGGGAACCTCTTTCTATTACTGAGACAGGCACAACTTGAAAACTGACTCATCTGCAGAAAGGAGAAAGAAGATCATTGGTGCTGAGGGAcaagtatttacattttattctatatctattaaaatatacagttctCTTACCACTGGTATGTTAAAGGGTCCAGCTGTCGTTGCAAGTCCAATCGTCTGTGATGATCCAGATAGTCCTATCATTGCATGAACAGAGGGTGGCTTTGGGCAGGACTTATTTAGATGATCACTTTCCTCCTGTTGTTCATTCATTAATATTAATGCAGCTTTTGTGGCCAAAGCTACTGAACAACAAGCATTGTAAATCTTATAGCCCAGAGAGACACCAGGAAGAATTTCAGaactgttatttatttcttcaatAGCAAACATCAGCGTTTGAGCATATTTGAATTCTTCAGGAATCAAACTGTAAGGGCAAAGCATTAcctgttaaaaaatgtattacagtatttctgtagTTGTCTGATAATATTTTATGCAGTATCATGCAAATTTTTTGGATATACAATTATGTTTGATTTCATATAGAGGAATGTGGTATTATGTGTTTCATAACCTTCTTTCATAAAAAGGCTTACCTTAAACATAGTAGTTGTCCTGGTTTAACTGTAAATGTTGGTTTTTCAGCAACAGCTTTTATATGGAATGAAGAAATTGCCCCTATATTTATATCTCCTTCTTTTGAAAATTGGGGCTGTTCAGATGCCTCATACGGTTGACAACTAGGCTTCTCAGCCCCTGTGAAGAAAGAAATCATGATTAATTTTAACAGCAGCAACATTACCTTATGTTACCCTTTCTTTCTCTTGTACAAAGCGGAGTTGCCTTACTTTACAGTACTTATATAGATCTATGTTAATCCCATGTGTTTAAATGAACTCACCAAAGCCTTAATTCTCAAAGGTGATCTGAGATCTGAACAagcaaaaacattaattatgGTCCTGCATGTATATGATTGCTCTTGTGCTGTTGGGACATGGGACCTGTGCTTCTGTTTTATTCATTCTTCCAAAGATTGCAAAATATAATGAGGAGTTGCAATTTAAGTAAATTGATGATGTTTGATGGAATATTACACCAAgctaattactgtactgtagataataTGTATTGTTTTCATTATCATACACTTTTTTGTGAGTTATAATATTCTAGTGTTGGTAGATGGCACTCCACAGCTAGgcagctacatacagtactttgccaGTCAATGACAATGCTAGGATAGCTATCAGTGTATATTGAAATTCAGTTTTTGAACTGTTGTCTGCAACCTAATTTTGTTTTGCAGCTTTTACAGGTATTATAAAATTGTTGTCTTTTGCCATCTTGAACATTTGCACTCTTCTTTAACTTGTAAATGTGCTTGCCTGATTACTTACTGACCTTTGCCGCTGTTTGCTTTTCCAGTGTAGTTATGGATATATGAACCGGAATAAAACATCATCTTTCATTTGCCTTGACGAGTTTGAGTTTGAATTCTGTGAAAATCTAAAGGAAATTGGGTGTCAGTAGTGTGATGAAGAAGAAGCAGACTCCACAAAGCAGTTTCTCTGCTTGGAAAGAGGAAGAGGGAAGCTAAACCTGAAAGGTTCTTATAAGAATTTGCTAGAAATCTTACCAGAGAAATCTACCACCTGAGCCTCTGGTTCCAAATGCCAGTGTACCCACCCACCACCATAGGGCAGTATACTAGGACTGGTCTGGAAGGTGTGAATCTCTTCTAATGAACAAGAAGAAATGTTGACCAACAAAAAGTGACGCCAACATATCCCTCTGGGCTGGGTGACCAAAAACAATCCTGGTTCAGGGAGGGCTCACAGAATCACACTTGTAGCTGAAGTTAGTAATGTGCCAAAGAGGATTCAAAGGGTGAGAGTGGCATGCAGGCAGCCTGCAGAAAGCTTACAAGGCAGCCGAGAGCTGCAAAGATCTTTCCTGTCACCATTGCTTAAGGAACCCTTGCCAGAGCCAGAtgtttttatatactttataaaaaacgATAATGTTTTTACCTTTTCTAAGAAAACTTGCTGTCATTGTTGTTGTAAAATAacttatactttttaaaatcctcatAACTTGCATAACTATAGAAatcaataatgatattaatttaaggatcttaatataatatattcatAAAGTTGGTAGTagtactgtattccactttcttcacaaACATCTGCATTAATTTCTTTGGCTCATTCACTTGtgattattttgaaaacattttgaggtGTCCGTTTCAGCTGCCATATGATACTGAGTGACTCTTTGGGAAAGTGGGGTTTTATGTCCCAATCGCCCAGAAGGTCCCGAGTTCAATTCTCAGTCAGAgcataagttttatttttaaacaaagaaagaCCCCTCTAAAAATGAAATCGTAAATAATATGTGCACTATAGTGACATTTGATTATTGTTAtatatatcacaacatgttaaatattaagATATTAATAAATCAGACTATAAGAACATCTCTgatcattattaacaatattaatgtattaatcataaaaaataatttcaaactgcttgtattttgtTCAGGTTAATTTGTTACTATTTTCACAATTTCACCTATTTTTGAGAGACATTATTTTGCCAATAATGTTGcaaacaaatgacacagaggCTTCAAACCTCAGTCATTTTAAAGTTTGTGATTTGTGAGAATTTTCACAacttttatttgaacaaaatcTAGTACCTGATTCCATTTTTAGATTCCAGTACTTGAGTTCATAATGCAAGAATTACTATTCAAACATTATGTATACGAAACGCCTGACCATATAAAGCAGAATAAAACAAACTCATTGGGTTCAGCCTTTCTTTAATTTATGAAAGTCTATGGGCATAGTAAACATTCTCTAATAATAATTTGTGAACTATATTCACATTTCTGAATTTTAAGTAATTACATGAATGAACCTCCAGACCAACAATCTCTAGGTTCCTCAGAAACAGCTCCCCCATATTGTTGAACTTCCCCAGGTTtcccaattttacctcctctccaaaatccagaaacctgacacccctggacgcctcATCGTCTCAGCATGCAACTGTCCAACTACTCACATCTCGGCCTTACTCAAACAGCCTTGTGAGACCACTGGTCTTCTTCCCTATATCAACCATACCCTGCAACTATTTATTGATTTCCAGATTCAGGGCCcattatgctacatttttaacatgGACATCACATCATTCCCCAGAGTGACAGtattacagccctcaagcacacgctggacaaacacacaatgcttgatccacccacccacacccttgTACCCCTTGCTGAATTGGTACTCACACTTaatgcattctctttcaataaacttttttttttacgagCAAGTTAGTGGAgtcgccatgggcaccagaatgggacccagaatgggacccagctatgccaatatttttggccgctgggtagaagaacgcttcttcgtttcctacactggctttgtCCCGGACCTCTATAAGCGATACGTTGATGACTGTGTCGGTGCCACCacatgctctaatgaccagcTAGCGCACTTTctgccaacttccacccgtccctcaaatatacagttaacatatcctCCACTACTCTTCCGATTCTAGACATAAACCTATCCTTTAACCATCCCTGACTCTCTACTTCAGTCTATTATAAACCCACAGATTCAACAGCTATcttctgtacagctcatttcaccccaaacacactaaaaacactCTCCCCTTTTCACATTTCCTTCAGCTACGACAGCTCTGCAGTGATGACATaaatttccagaaccaagcactcaaaatCAACAGAAGATACCCCACatgtgttattgacagggccctcatCCAAGCCAAAAACAGCCCACAGACCATGAACTATACCAGGAACTCCTGGACtaacaaccacattcctttggtgcttccctaccactctAACACACtctctatccccaggaccattaacaaTAACTTTCctatcctacaggatgatccttccattggggccctctttcccgaccaccccatcatctcatattgcCAACCACCTGATCTGCGTATTCTTCTTGTTCACAACTCCCTTGACCACCCTCAtcaatcatccacaccaggcactttcccttcaacagagctcgctgtatcacctgcaagtacatatctaacactATACTCATTCAAGGCGCTCAGGAAaattccagatcactcagatgacatcttaTACCTctagcaaccttatttactttatctcttgcagtaaatgcccagccatcttcACTGGGGAAAGGAGGAAGGAAACTctgagaccgcttcagagaatatgttagggctgtgaagattaaagatttctccaagcccatagtttcacATTTCACCTCTGTAAGCCATGATCATACTGATCTCTCCATCTGCATTCTCAAAgtagggtttcttaactcctataGCAGATAtacatcagaaactaaaattatcctgaaacttggcttacacctcccccttctctcaacaacagacttgttttcttcaTATTCTCTTTAATCATtggtaggtttcatttcacacctctcctcacctctctcgaCCTCTTATTGGCCACGGATTGGCCACTGTCTCTCCtctgctcccgcctcctcctctctcctggcttttgttttcccatgctGTATTATCTTGCTGACTGCCCTgtttcttacacctgaagaaggctccacagccctaacattgtgttttgtttcttctcttttcaacatggaataaacctattacttgttccttatttatATAGTATACCCTCAGTTAATTGTAAGCTATCAATTTGGCATATGTATGAATGTTCTCATAAAATAGGCAATTTTATTGCTGATTGCCTTCTGTTAAACTtcacttgttcatttgcagtttatgcatgcaatgcagctccctactcaaACTTCCTTAACAACCATTATGTTTGTTACAAAGTACGGGGTGATACCTCCTGCTGTGTTTGTTATTTTCAATAGGCAGTTTTGCTTGAAGGATGGGGGTGTATTTACAGACGTCTTCATTGTTTGTTGTGCAGTCCCATGCTgaaagttgtgtttcttttcttttcagcatttcaGGAATTAACCGTCACTTGTTCCTATTGCACTCCATTAAAACAAAGTATGCAAGtcacaagacatactgtactcctCTATAACACTTCAATTTACAGAAAAATCTGCACTTAATCAAAAAACCATCACTTCTAATCAAatatccagatacacacactcacatcggAGCCAATTTCCACAGAAACAATTAACCTCCCAGtttgtgtctttggactgtgcagTAATCAGCTTCAGTATGTTATAATCagtatggttttaaagccactaaaGTGCAAtgtgtgtgaaatatattt
This genomic interval carries:
- the LOC102692432 gene encoding extracellular calcium-sensing receptor-like; the protein is MGKQKPGERRRREQRRDSGQSVANKRSREVRRGVKKPYFENADGEISMIMAYREEIHTFQTSPSILPYGGGWVHWHLEPEAQVVDFSGAEKPSCQPYEASEQPQFSKEGDINIGAISSFHIKAVAEKPTFTVKPGQLLCLSLIPEEFKYAQTLMFAIEEINNSSEILPGVSLGYKIYNACCSVALATKAALILMNEQQEESDHLNKSCPKPPSVHAMIGLSGSSQTIGLATTAGPFNIPVMSQFSSCACLSNRKRFPTFFRTIPSDYYQSRALAKLVKHFGWTWVGAIRSNNDYGNSGMATFIQAAQQEGICIEYSEALFQTDPRDKFLKVADIVKKSSSKVIVAFTPYIILELLVKELLIQNATGFQWVGTEAWITDKNLADTGYKVLGGAIGFAIPNAEMPGLKEFIINSRPANTPGNTGLNEFWESIFNCSLNSHNNFNVKPCTGTETLKTIHNLYTDLSDLRISYNVYKAVYAIAHALHNLMTCQNGQGPFDNRTCANKHRIESWQVLHYLKSVNFTTRSGENVFFDENGDPVARYTIVNWQNNKQGIITFENIGLYDASLPEEQQFILKDVNIVWAGNQSKVPRSVCSESCLPGTRKAIEKGKPVCCFICIPCAEGEFSNTTDSLGCDLCPSEYRPNEQQDQCLAKTTEFLSFGELMGKLLVTFSLLGTSLTLVIGVLFFRYRFTPIVKANNSELSFLLLFSLTLCFLCSLTFIGQPSDWSCMLRHTAFGITFVLCISCVLGKTIVVLMAFRATLPGSNIMKWFGPKQQRLSVLFFTLIQIFICVVWLAKSPPFPNKNMSYYREKIILECNLGSAVGFSAALGYIGFLSALCFVLAFLARKLPDNFNEAKFITFSMLIFCAVWITFIPAYISSPGKFTVAVEIFAILASSFGLLFCIFIPKCYIILLQPEKNTKKHLMGKMPSKSL